The following is a genomic window from Phaseolus vulgaris cultivar G19833 chromosome 6, P. vulgaris v2.0, whole genome shotgun sequence.
TATGCCGAGAAAGTTGCTGTTCCCGCCGGGCAAGTGCTTCCGATTCCACAAGGTGTTTCACTCACTGATGCAGCTAGTTTTCCTGAGGTCGCATGCACTGTGTGGTCCACTGTTTTCATGACGAGTCGTTTATCTCAAGGGGAAACCCTGTTGGTATTTTCATCATACTctatattctaaattattattattattatcattatatcAGCTTGACCACGCGAGCTTTTTCACTGGATCTTACCTAAAAGATATCTGATGACCCAATTTGCTAACTTTTTTAGTGTTATGTTAACttcaatttattatatatcTCTCTCAGATTCATGGAGGTTCTAGTGGAATTGGTACATTTGCAATTCAGATAGCCAAGTATCGAGGGGCAAGAGTATTTGTTACTGCAGGTTCGGTACCCCTTTATTCAACAATAGTCTCTTTCCGATGTATTCAACATATGGAAAATGTCTTTCTGATATATTATTTAGTGAAAATGTCCCATCTGGTTTATTGAAATTCCAAGCAATGTTTCCCCAAATTTTATTCTAGACTAGATATTGCTTGACAGGGAATGAGGAGAAGCTAGGTTTTTGCAAGAGTATTGGGGCTGATGTGGCCATCAATTACAAAACAGAAGACTTTGTTGCCAGGGTAAAGGAGGAAACTGGTGGACAAGGTATTATCTCTTGCTTGCATGATGTGACTTTCTGTATTCCTTGACCTTTAATATTTATGTAGTAGTACCTCTAATGTTTGTTGTTACTTGTGCTATAGAGAAGCATGTTGTAACAGTGTAATTGATTTGTGGTTGTAGGTGTTGATGTTATTCTTGATTGTGTGGGAGCATCCTACTATCAAAAGAATATCGATAGCTTGAATTTGGATGGAAGGCTTTTTATTATTGGCTTTCAAGGTGGGGTTACTACACAAATAGATCTCCGCCCTTTACTCGCTAAGCGTCTCACAGTACAAGGTATTGCAAACTTGGGAATATAcccttttttaatatattctcTTGCTCAAATTCAGTTTCTAATGTAAACATTTGTCTGTGCAAGTATAAACATTGTGCTAAATCTTGTATGTTgacaaataaaaagttaaagaaaaaagTCTCGGAATAATTACTAAAATGCAAAGCAATTTATGAAATTCTAAATTTTGGGTAGTTGGGAAAACAGTGAGGGAATTGTAAATGCTTTTTAGCACACTCTTACTGCTATATTTTTCTGCATTTCTGTATAGGTGCTTCttcaagtttttattttttcgaGTTGTTTATCACTGTGGTTACTTTCCTTCCAGACTTACATGCATCAAGAATAGGCACACCCCTTTTGAATTTCTACTTCTTTTGATCTTATTGAAACTTAGTTTTGTATGAGGAAGCATTAAGCTGTTTGAAAAACCCATTAGGATACATAAACTCAATGGCTGTTACTTTTATGAACCTATAGTAGCCTTTTTCCAATGTTAACAGAAACCTACGCTCGGACAGCAAACTTTTCATTACTTATGTGAGCTCTTGAGCTCTTCTATATAGTATGATACGATCTACAACTTTGTGCATCTCATATGTTCAGGGGCTGGCTTGCGTAATAGAAGTGTTGAAAATAAAGCCCTAATTATTAGCGAAGTGGAGAAGAACGTTTGGCCTGCCATTGCTGAAGGAAAGGTTAAGCCTGTGGTCTACAAATCTTTCCCTCTTGCCGAAGCTGCGGAAGCTCACCAGCTTATGGAAAGCAGCGAGCATTTTGGGAAGATATTGCTTGTGCCATGATCATTGTCATACTGAAGTTCATGTGTTTGAATCTTGTGTTTGGACTTCGTTGTGATGATCTCAACTTTCTAATAAGATTGTGCTTTAAAGTTATTAAATGTGATTTCGTTGCTTTCTAATAAGCACGAATTGATTTGTGTTCATTTCAACAATCCTACCTGTAAACCCATTTTAATCTGCATGTTCACGCTACAAATGCATTTTAATCTGCATGTTATTAAATGTGATTAGTTATTGTATGCTGTACTGTCTATGTCAACCGAAAGGTTGTACCGAAAGTCTCGGCCGAAAGGTCAACCGAAAGTCTCGGCCGAaaggttaaatataaaaaataaataagtaaaattaaattagtgattATGCAAAGCCTATAAGATGGACCCAAATATACAGGTGtgtgttttcaaaatgttaggtgcaaaaagaaaagaccCAAGTAACTCTTAAGCCCAATAAGAGAGCCTTATAAATAGAGGTTAACTCTAGAGGTAAGGGAGATTCAATTTATCTGATGAACATAAAACTATATCTAAGGCATCGGAGTGCCTTCCAGGTACACACACCCACCTGTGaggagaagaagccgagagcccaACTTGAGTAGAAGCCGTGAGAGCCCAACccgagaagaagccgagagtacctagctgaaggagaagccgagagcacctagccaaaggagaagccgagagcacttagccaaaggagaagTCGAGAACACTTAGCCGaaagagaagccgagagcatctACCTTGAGGAGAAGCCTAGAGCACCCAATGTGAGAAGAGACCGAGAGAGTCCAGCCCAAAGTTCGGAAGATTTGTATAAGAGTTAATCTTGTCAACCTGATTctagtgttcttggtccttgttgtaagaacataTGCTACTTCACAATCTGAAAGCTTTTCAACCTTCAACACAATCCGAGGTTTTCGAGGAAGGCTTCATACATATTTCAGAGTATTCGTAATAATCCATTTAAGAACATATGCTACTTCACAATCTGAAAGCTTTTCAACCTTCAACACAATCCGAGGTTTTCGAGGAAGGCTTCatacatatttattattgattattaaGCTAAATTGGAAGATTAGCTTGGATTAACTTTTTgcatttcttttattaaattaaattcaatcCAACCTGGACTAAAAATCTAAATATCTTTTTTtggtaaaatttataatatcaaaatatgtttttataaatatttttttaaaattaggctatatatacatatttagctaataaatttaatcaaatattaatattaatattaatattatttaataattttgatcgAATTTTTGAATTCAATCTACCAATTTGTAAGAAATTGATGAGTTAAATTTAATCTAATTCATAAAATTCAACCTAGATTGGATTGAATTGTTGGATTatcataaaaacatatttatggTATATGCATGTGaagttttatttcattttctctaaatcaagaaaataaataaatattactaatttCTATTgtattagatatttttttaggAATATCATATTACATCCTTATTTTATCACTTCATAATATACTGAACTGTTAATCTAGTATACTGAACTGATggttaaataaaattgaatacacaaataaaaaaaagaaagaaaaattgtaaatattaaataaaaaatcttttaaatttcCGAATCAATACTTagaaatattattcatattattatttggTATAACTGCAATTAATTCTTAGGCGTtctaatttattcaatttatattcaatattgaatgaaaatgtcattatatttttttaaatattatctaaATGTAATGTTACTAAAaggatttaaataatattttcataaaaattaaagtcattctatttttatttttatatcatctAAATATAATCTTACTAAaaagatttaaataatattttcatgaaAATCAATGTCATTCTATTTCATGAAAAAGATCAAAGATAATttcatacatttattttttatcacaaaCCTATTTCATGGATGGAatgaatttattaaatttaaatggaTCAAGGATGAATTGTTTTGTACTTCAGCCTAATTTCTGGATATATTGATAGTAAATAATACAAATCAAAACTAATTTTTCATCCGAAAGACCTAGATCGAAGTTAATTTCGTTTTTATATTGACAGTATAAAATGTGTCtgaaaaacaatagaaaattaGAATATATGCCAAATATACATAAATTGAAAATCCAATCCAATTTAtcattgttaaaataaaaagtctTGGATCAGATTGAATGGATTGTAAAATTAAATGGATCCATCtgcttttattttcaaattcaacCTAATTAATACATAATGGATCAAAATTAATCCAAAATaactttataatatttaattttttaatactctCTACTGATATCTCTACCCTCTCTCCTCCATCTCTCCCAGCTTTcttcaatttattttgtttttttattttttttttatcaaaactgCAAACTTTGATCTTCTCTGTCAtcctttcattttttgtttgtcAATATGTTTTCTCATgctttctgataaaaaaaacttttttttctaacatgcaaaagcttttttaattttttttctctgttttttaatttgttcaccgttactatttttttaaatttgtgatttattttcatttataatgTGTTCATctgttaattttattgtttcttttttaCATGCAAAAGCTTTCATGTTTTTTCTATCTTTGGTTGTCTGATTCTGATTAAAGTTTGCAACCTTTGACAGGTTTGTGAATATGTTTTCACCATATTTGTTGTTTATAGTTatctgttttttactttttttcaccattactattttttaaatttgtgatttattttcatttataatgTGTTCATCTGTtgattttattgtttctttCCGACATGCAATGCAAAAGCTTTCatgttttttctaaatttttttttggaaatcaagaTTTGGCGCCGGATTATTGCTTCAAGAATAAAGTTTCATCATCTATCACCATCTCTATCTTTAAATAAGTTTGTAAAAACTgtaatttgtaaaatttaataaaaaaaatataaagtggATTGTGGGAATTCATGTGGCGCtaattttgagaaaatttatGACAATGTTTCAATGAAGTTTGTTTGTATTACGGCACACATTTGTCAATGTTTTCTCCATTAGTGTATAAAGTAATGTTTTCTCCAATAGTGTATATAAACTTGAATAAGCCTTCCCAAAACTGTAAAAAGTATGTGCAAAAGTACTTTTTGTTGCATGGGCTgcatttttaacattttttatggTTTATGAGAGCAATGCACATTCATCAATATTTGCAGATCTGTATAATTCAACCTGGTGTGTTTCATGGAGTCAACCAATTGCCACAACTGCCAATCCTATAAAGTTCTGGGTGGTAAAGCAAAAGGTCTGCCATAGCCTTTCCAAACGTTGTTCAAATTGGGCTGCCAAATAAAAAATGGATTCTGGAAAGTATCAACAAAACGGTACTAATTTTGTGTGAATTCATAACATTGTTTGAATGAGGTTTATGAGAGCAGTGCACAATGATCAATTTTTTCTTCAATAGTGTATAAAGTACAAGAAGTCATCCTAAAACTGTAAAAAGTATGTGCAAAATTGCTTTTGTATAT
Proteins encoded in this region:
- the LOC137832644 gene encoding uncharacterized protein encodes the protein MKAVVITTPGGPEVLQLQEVEDPQLQDNEVLIGVHATALNRADTLQRKGFHPPPKGASPYLGLECSGTVLSVGKNVSNWKIGDRVCALLAGGGYAEKVAVPAGQVLPIPQGVSLTDAASFPEVACTVWSTVFMTSRLSQGETLLIHGGSSGIGTFAIQIAKYRGARVFVTAGNEEKLGFCKSIGADVAINYKTEDFVARVKEETGGQGVDVILDCVGASYYQKNIDSLNLDGRLFIIGFQGGVTTQIDLRPLLAKRLTVQGAGLRNRSVENKALIISEVEKNVWPAIAEGKVKPVVYKSFPLAEAAEAHQLMESSEHFGKILLVP